GCGCGCCGTGCCGTGCTCGATCTCGGGGTGAAAGCAAACGAAGTGGACATGCCCGCCTTCCGCGCCGCGGCCCAGCCGCTGCTGAAGCAGTACCTGCAACAGCCGGATATCGCCGCGCTGGTTGATCGCATCCGCGCTGCCTGAGGACCCTGCCATGACCGAGACGACGACGCCCGCCGCCGGGCCTGGACAGCGCCTGCTGGACCGCATTGCCGACATCGCCATCTACTGTGCCGTCGCCGCCCTGCTGGGGCTGGTGGTGGTGCAGGGCTGGCAGGTGTTCGCCCGCTATGTCATCAACGATTCGCCCAGCTGGACCGAGCCGGTCACCCTGCTGCTGCTGGCCACGGCGATGAGCCTGGGTGCGGCCTGCGGCGTGCACACCAACCGACACTTCGGCTTCTTCCTGCTGCATGCGTACATGAGGGCCGGCCTGCGCCGCGCCGTGGACGTCCTCATCCAGCTGGTCGTGGCCGTGCTGGGCGGTTTCATCGCCTTCTGGTCGGCCGACCTGCTGCTGGACGGGCTGGACATCAAGGCTGCCGGTGCGCTGCTGCCGCAGAGCATCAACTACCTGCCGCTGGCTGTGGGCGGTGCGCTGATGGTGCTGTTCGCATTGAACCGTGCGTGGAAAGCGCTGCAGGCCAGCGACGCTGGCAGCGAAGACGCTGAAGGAGATCGTTGACCCATGGGCATCACCATTCTGTTCGCTGTATTCGGCGTGCTGCTGCTGCTCGGCGTGCCGGTCGCCTACGCGCTGGCCGCCGCCGCGCTGGCCACCCTGCTCTATCTGGACATTCCTACCATCGTACTGGTGCAGCAGATCTCGGCCGGTACCGGCTCAGCCTCGCTGATCGCCATTCCACTGTTCATCTTTGCCGGCGAGATCATGATGCGCGGCGGCATCTCCGAACGCCTGATCGCTTTGGCCTCGTCGCTGGTCGGCCGCCTTCGCGGCGGTCTCGGCCAGGTCTCGATCCTGTCCTCGCTGTTCTTCGGCGGTGTGTCCGGCTCGGCCATCGCCGACGTCTCGGCGGTCGGCGGCACGATGATCCCGCAGATGGTCAAGCGCGGTTATGACCGCGATTTCGCCGTCAACGTCAGCATCACCGCCGCGCTGGTGGCGCTGCTGGTGCCGCCCTCGCACAACCTGATCCTGTTCTCGGCCGCGGCCGGCGGCGGCCTGTCCATCGCCGATCTGTTCGCCGCAGGCATCGTGCCGGCACTGCTGATGACCGTCGCTCTGATGCTGACCGGCTATGCCGTGGCGCGCCGCCGCGGCTACGGCGTGGAAGTGTTCCCCGGCTGGCGCGCGGTGCTGCTGCGCATCGTCTCCGCCCTGCCCGGCCTGGGCCTGGTGGCGCTGATCTTCGTCGGCATCCGTGCCGGCATCTTCACTGCAGTGGAAAGTGCGGCCATTGCCGTGGTCTACGCCCTGCTGGTGACCACGGTGCTGTACCGGCAGCTGCGCTGGCGCGAGTTCTTCGACACGGTCATCCATGCCGCGCGCAGCACTGGCGTGATCCTGTTCGTCATCGCCACCGCGGCGGTGTTCGGCTGGCTGCTGGCCTACCTGCAGGTGCCCACGGCTGCAGTGGACTTCCTGCAGTCCTTCGCGCACAGCCAGTTCATGGTGCTGCTGATGATCGTGGTGATGCTGCTGCTGCTGGGCACGTTCATGGATCTGGCGCCGATGATCCTGATCTGCACGCCGATCTTCCTGCCCGTGGCGAAGGCCTACGGCATCGATCCGATCCACTTCGGCCTGGTGCTGGTGCTGACCGGCGGCCTCGGCCTGGTGACGCCGCCGGTAGGCTCGGTGCTGTTCATCGGTACCTCCATCGGCAAGATCACCGTGGGCCAGAGCATGCGCACCATCTGGCCGTTCTGGTTCGCCGCGCTGGCG
Above is a genomic segment from Stenotrophomonas sp. ESTM1D_MKCIP4_1 containing:
- a CDS encoding TRAP transporter small permease translates to MTETTTPAAGPGQRLLDRIADIAIYCAVAALLGLVVVQGWQVFARYVINDSPSWTEPVTLLLLATAMSLGAACGVHTNRHFGFFLLHAYMRAGLRRAVDVLIQLVVAVLGGFIAFWSADLLLDGLDIKAAGALLPQSINYLPLAVGGALMVLFALNRAWKALQASDAGSEDAEGDR
- a CDS encoding TRAP transporter large permease, yielding MGITILFAVFGVLLLLGVPVAYALAAAALATLLYLDIPTIVLVQQISAGTGSASLIAIPLFIFAGEIMMRGGISERLIALASSLVGRLRGGLGQVSILSSLFFGGVSGSAIADVSAVGGTMIPQMVKRGYDRDFAVNVSITAALVALLVPPSHNLILFSAAAGGGLSIADLFAAGIVPALLMTVALMLTGYAVARRRGYGVEVFPGWRAVLLRIVSALPGLGLVALIFVGIRAGIFTAVESAAIAVVYALLVTTVLYRQLRWREFFDTVIHAARSTGVILFVIATAAVFGWLLAYLQVPTAAVDFLQSFAHSQFMVLLMIVVMLLLLGTFMDLAPMILICTPIFLPVAKAYGIDPIHFGLVLVLTGGLGLVTPPVGSVLFIGTSIGKITVGQSMRTIWPFWFAALAVLLIVTFFPQLSLWLPAALRA